A single region of the Phycisphaerae bacterium RAS1 genome encodes:
- the traI_3 gene encoding Multifunctional conjugation protein TraI, giving the protein MLRINQNTAPEGAKSYYSTADYYSEGQELTGRWRGDGATRLGLSGAVGQKDWDALCDNIDPNTGNALTPRQNTGRRVGYDFNFHVPKSVSVLYGLTKDERILEAFRESVDATMQDIEAEMKTRVRLAGKNEDRTTGNMVWGEFIHTTARPVDGIPDPHLHAHCFVFNTTWDGIEERWKAGQFAGLKHDAPFFEAVFHSRLARRMEELGLAVQRTRHGWELAGVPKAALARFSRRTALIEDKARERGITDAETKGDLGAKTRERKRKDLTFDELGREWRSRLSPEELAALNGIKSRLGMDSIAEDDRAAGDAVAKAIKHSFERSSVLAERKLVTAALKRSYGAASAKTIMQKLGDANLVRGERDGEQLVTTGDVVAEERRIIDFARQGRGTCRKLGDGEHAFTREWLNADQRSAVLHVLHSPDRVMLIRGGAGTGKTSMMSEAVEAIEKSGKHVFTFAPSADASRGVLRDQGFADAETVARLLVDGELQQEARGQVLWIDEAGLLGTKTMGHVFDLAEQIDARVILSGDRRQHGSVERGAALRLLEEQAGTVPAEIREIQRQSGAYKEAVKALSQGRTEEGLQALDRLGWVREVTETDRYKLMAEDYVASLEEGKTALVVSPTHREGDWITDEIRAKLKQSKRLAGRERHVLMLHNTHYTEAERSDPINFEAGDVLEFHQNAKGYGKNERVVVGDEAPPVEHAAKYTFFKPGLLPIAPGELIRITRNGKTADGLHRLNNGATFSVKGFDGNGNIILANGWTVAKDYGHLTHGYVVTSHASQGRTVQRVLIGESAQSFPAASREQFYVSVSRGRERATIYTDDKAALKAAVSRSDSRMSATELVNGRHLRERAMTMERLEQLHPAVAVSEAQWQQERNDYER; this is encoded by the coding sequence ATGCTTCGCATCAATCAGAACACCGCGCCCGAAGGCGCAAAGAGCTACTATTCGACCGCCGACTATTACTCGGAAGGTCAGGAGCTTACCGGCCGCTGGCGCGGAGACGGGGCCACGCGACTCGGGCTATCGGGCGCAGTCGGGCAGAAGGACTGGGACGCGCTCTGCGACAACATCGACCCGAACACGGGCAACGCGCTGACGCCGCGGCAGAATACCGGGCGTCGCGTCGGCTACGACTTCAACTTCCACGTGCCAAAAAGTGTGTCAGTGCTCTACGGCCTCACCAAGGACGAGCGAATCCTGGAAGCGTTCCGCGAGTCGGTTGATGCGACGATGCAGGACATCGAAGCGGAAATGAAAACCCGCGTCAGGCTCGCCGGCAAGAATGAGGACCGCACGACGGGCAATATGGTGTGGGGCGAGTTTATCCACACGACGGCGCGTCCGGTGGACGGGATTCCCGATCCGCACCTGCACGCCCACTGCTTCGTGTTCAACACGACCTGGGACGGCATCGAAGAACGGTGGAAGGCGGGCCAGTTCGCGGGCCTCAAGCACGACGCGCCGTTCTTCGAGGCGGTGTTTCATTCGCGGCTGGCGCGGCGCATGGAGGAACTGGGCCTGGCGGTGCAGCGGACGCGGCACGGGTGGGAGCTGGCCGGCGTGCCGAAGGCGGCGCTGGCGAGGTTCTCGCGGCGAACGGCGCTGATCGAAGACAAGGCGCGGGAGAGGGGCATCACCGATGCCGAGACGAAGGGCGACCTGGGAGCGAAGACGCGCGAGCGCAAGCGCAAGGATCTGACGTTCGATGAACTCGGCCGCGAATGGAGGTCGCGGCTCTCGCCGGAGGAACTGGCGGCGCTCAACGGCATCAAGTCGCGGCTGGGCATGGACAGCATCGCGGAGGATGACCGCGCCGCCGGCGACGCCGTCGCCAAGGCAATCAAGCACTCGTTCGAGCGCAGCTCGGTGCTGGCGGAGCGCAAGCTGGTGACGGCGGCGCTCAAGCGTTCTTACGGCGCGGCCTCGGCGAAAACGATAATGCAGAAGCTCGGCGACGCGAACCTGGTGCGCGGCGAGCGCGACGGGGAGCAGCTCGTCACGACCGGCGACGTGGTCGCCGAAGAGCGGCGCATCATCGACTTCGCGCGTCAGGGCAGGGGCACCTGCCGGAAGCTCGGCGACGGCGAGCACGCCTTCACGCGCGAATGGCTCAACGCCGATCAACGGAGCGCCGTGCTGCACGTTCTTCACTCGCCCGACCGGGTCATGCTGATTCGCGGCGGAGCCGGCACGGGCAAGACCTCAATGATGTCGGAAGCCGTTGAGGCGATTGAGAAAAGCGGGAAACACGTTTTCACCTTCGCGCCCTCGGCCGACGCCAGCCGCGGCGTGCTGCGCGATCAGGGCTTCGCCGATGCGGAGACGGTGGCGCGGCTGCTGGTCGATGGCGAGTTGCAGCAAGAGGCGAGGGGGCAGGTGCTGTGGATCGACGAAGCCGGGCTGCTCGGCACGAAGACGATGGGGCATGTGTTTGACCTGGCGGAGCAAATCGACGCCCGTGTCATTCTCTCCGGCGACCGGCGCCAGCATGGAAGCGTTGAACGAGGGGCGGCACTGCGGCTGCTCGAAGAGCAGGCCGGCACGGTGCCGGCGGAAATCCGCGAAATTCAGCGGCAGAGCGGCGCGTACAAGGAAGCGGTCAAGGCGCTGTCGCAGGGCCGGACGGAAGAGGGGCTTCAGGCGCTCGACCGGCTGGGCTGGGTGCGCGAAGTCACGGAGACCGATCGCTACAAGTTGATGGCGGAGGATTACGTCGCCAGCCTGGAGGAAGGGAAGACGGCGCTGGTGGTGAGTCCCACACACCGCGAGGGCGACTGGATCACCGATGAAATCCGCGCCAAGCTCAAGCAATCCAAGCGGCTTGCCGGACGCGAGCGGCACGTGCTGATGCTCCACAACACGCATTACACCGAAGCCGAGCGTAGCGACCCCATCAACTTCGAAGCCGGCGACGTGCTGGAGTTCCACCAGAACGCGAAGGGCTACGGCAAGAACGAGCGCGTTGTGGTCGGCGACGAGGCGCCACCGGTCGAACACGCGGCGAAGTACACGTTCTTCAAGCCCGGCCTGCTGCCGATCGCGCCGGGCGAACTGATCCGCATAACACGCAACGGCAAGACCGCCGACGGCCTGCACCGGCTCAACAACGGCGCAACCTTCTCGGTGAAGGGCTTCGACGGCAACGGGAACATCATCCTCGCGAACGGCTGGACGGTTGCGAAGGACTACGGGCATCTGACGCACGGGTACGTCGTCACAAGCCATGCGAGCCAGGGCCGCACAGTCCAGCGCGTGCTGATCGGCGAATCGGCACAGAGCTTCCCGGCGGCGTCGCGCGAACAGTTCTACGTCTCCGTCTCACGCGGCCGCGAGCGGGCGACGATCTACACCGACGACAAGGCGGCGCTCAAGGCGGCGGTCAGTCGCTCCGACTCGCGCATGTCGGCAACCGAACTTGTGAACGGCCGTCACCTGCGCGAGCGCGCGATGACGATGGAACGGCTGGAACAACTGCATCCGGCCGTCGCCGTTAGCGAAGCGCAGTGGCAGCAAGAAAGGAACGATTATGAACGGTAG
- a CDS encoding MraY-like glycosyltransferase: MTHKLAYLTTFLVFMGYCLSVLSLEQHEHAPFYPETDCIAAGISFAHYGTRMGRVNGTPYGMLRTPGSKPQDAIRQILEDKLPAGDVLPTTTDGNGIGCPIFASLSFALFGVDLKSLNYGMLFLVGLSTLAFALRFPGRQLIAIQLSQIALTIMLLTPLTSSDSVVGQVSIGGLRYFFVIGIIPGIHLFHELLYFWKRRTTGGRAIMLAGLQMLILVLAIYVRGTPAYLLWPVWCGLVLVSWANPRDAVRKRLVFRFGAVIVGLYVASKLFWVALMPFSYVRTGQLNGGFWHRVFISQSAHPKWVYPGLAEQYDCTHLFKEGLHQHGGDRNGHCVWVSLPQNRNRSEHEAGRELFHAEYERQLRNAFFYVVREFPKETCEAFFYYKPQHIIPTLKEALNIDVEVPRDRIPYYILLQAIACMALVVAQLRRDVWRDALTVTVLHAGYFLCALVPHIIAWTRIHTAVDLIYFMYAIFVSAVPLLLAMVCRAWSAKERAWHS; encoded by the coding sequence ATGACACACAAACTCGCTTACCTCACCACCTTTCTCGTGTTTATGGGCTACTGCCTTTCCGTGCTTTCACTGGAGCAACATGAGCATGCACCGTTCTACCCGGAAACAGATTGCATCGCGGCCGGCATATCGTTTGCGCACTACGGCACGCGAATGGGGAGGGTGAACGGCACCCCCTACGGCATGCTCCGTACGCCCGGTTCCAAGCCACAAGATGCAATACGCCAGATTCTGGAAGATAAGCTGCCGGCTGGCGACGTGTTGCCGACCACGACGGACGGCAACGGCATCGGCTGCCCGATCTTTGCCAGCCTTTCCTTCGCCTTGTTCGGGGTCGACCTCAAGTCGCTGAATTACGGCATGCTGTTCTTAGTGGGGCTTTCCACGCTTGCGTTTGCGCTGCGGTTTCCGGGCCGGCAGTTGATCGCCATCCAGCTTTCCCAGATTGCGCTCACGATCATGTTGCTGACGCCGCTTACCTCATCGGATAGCGTCGTGGGGCAGGTGTCGATCGGGGGGCTTCGCTACTTCTTCGTAATCGGCATCATCCCGGGCATCCACCTCTTTCATGAGCTGCTCTACTTCTGGAAACGGCGAACCACCGGCGGCCGCGCCATCATGCTGGCAGGGCTTCAAATGCTGATTCTGGTGCTTGCCATATATGTGCGAGGCACGCCGGCATATCTGCTCTGGCCCGTGTGGTGCGGCCTCGTGCTCGTGTCGTGGGCCAACCCTAGGGACGCTGTCCGGAAACGCTTGGTGTTCCGCTTCGGCGCCGTGATCGTCGGGCTATATGTCGCATCCAAGCTTTTCTGGGTGGCTCTTATGCCCTTCAGCTATGTCAGGACCGGACAGCTCAACGGCGGATTCTGGCATCGCGTGTTCATCAGCCAGAGTGCGCATCCCAAATGGGTCTACCCCGGCCTTGCCGAGCAATACGACTGTACGCACCTGTTCAAGGAAGGCCTTCACCAGCACGGCGGCGACCGCAACGGCCATTGCGTCTGGGTCAGCCTGCCTCAAAACAGAAACCGCTCGGAACATGAAGCGGGAAGGGAGCTGTTCCACGCCGAATATGAGCGGCAGTTACGCAACGCGTTCTTCTATGTCGTAAGAGAGTTTCCGAAGGAGACGTGTGAGGCATTCTTCTACTACAAGCCGCAACATATTATCCCTACCTTGAAAGAGGCATTGAACATCGACGTCGAAGTCCCGCGCGATCGGATTCCCTACTACATCCTGTTGCAGGCCATCGCCTGCATGGCGCTTGTTGTGGCGCAACTACGCCGGGATGTCTGGCGCGACGCACTGACCGTTACGGTGCTGCATGCGGGCTATTTCCTGTGCGCGCTCGTGCCGCACATCATCGCCTGGACGCGAATCCATACGGCGGTCGATCTCATTTATTTCATGTATGCCATCTTTGTGTCGGCGGTGCCGTTGCTGCTTGCGATGGTGTGCCGGGCATGGAGTGCGAAAGAACGTGCCTGGCACTCATAA